Below is a genomic region from Cupriavidus sp. P-10.
TCGCAGCCACCGCAATGCCCGATCAGCCTCTCCAAACGTGCTGATCGCATGGGCAAGGATCCGGGCAAGCCGGATTGCTTTATCGGATTCGTCAACCGTGAGGGACTCGGCTCTTTCGCGACGGTGAGTCAGCGTGCGGCGCGGAATGATGAAGCTGATCTCGTCCCAGGCAAGCCCCGCATGGTGAAGGCTTTCTATGATCTCCGTCGGCAGACGTTCGACAGCGAGAGACACCAGGTCGGCATCCGAGTGAATTTTAGTGCCCAATGAATCACTTAATAGATCCAGATAGCGGCCGCGCGAGAGCGGATTTCCCCCTGTTGGCTGGAAGGCGATAGTCTGCATATTCGAACTCCATGGCAGAATGCCATATCATTATAGGCATTCTGCCAAACATCTGCCATGAGGAGCAGGGCGGGGCCGACCGGGGTTAGCCCGTCCAATGCGTCGGCGCTCGCTAAGCGCGCGAACTCCGCTTGCGGCTCGGTGACGTCTTTTCCCTCGACAAGCGCCCGATGTCTGCTGCGGGAATATCGTTGGCGGCGCGCTGTTCCAGATGGGCCACGAGCAGTTGTGCAACTGGCGACAACAGCGAGAAGTTACGGCAGCAGATGGCAAAGCG
It encodes:
- a CDS encoding antitoxin Xre/MbcA/ParS toxin-binding domain-containing protein, with the translated sequence MQTIAFQPTGGNPLSRGRYLDLLSDSLGTKIHSDADLVSLAVERLPTEIIESLHHAGLAWDEISFIIPRRTLTHRRERAESLTVDESDKAIRLARILAHAISTFGEADRALRWLRASQQRFGAKSPLELTSTEQGARLVEEAIIQIDEGYFA